The Nocardioides oleivorans genome includes the window TGTTAATCGGAGGGTTGTTGGTTCGAGTCCAACCGGGGGAGCGGTAGAAGGGCCCGAGGCGCAAGCCTCGGGCCCTTCGTCTGCTCCACGCCGTTGTGGAGTGGCGACCCCGAAACCCCATGCCACGCGCCAGGGCCGCCGAGACCACTGTCGGAGGCCGACGTTTCGGCACATGACGACCTCCGGTTGCCACGACGTAACGCTTTGAGCCCCACGTGTGAACTGTGCGTTACGGCGCCAGGAACCGCCCGGACGTGGGTGAGGCTGGCGCCATGAGCGCGGAACAGTTCGACGACGTGGCCGTCGAGGCCGGATTCGTCGTGCGCCCGGACGGAACGGTGGTGGGCGACGACGGTGCCTCGGGCGCGCTCGCCGCGGCCCTTCCCTACACCGGTCGCCTGGCGCGGCGGATGGGGGAGCTGGTCGATGCGGGCGACCTGCGGCTGATGGAGGCGTTCGGCCGGCGCCGGCTGTCGGTCGGGGTCACCTGGACCCCTGCGGGCGAGGGCACCTTCCGCGCCGCGGTGACGCCGCTCGAGGAGCGCGTCGTGCCGAACTTCACGGTCGTCGGCGCGGTGGACACCTCGGCGGCGGTCGACCACTGCCTCTCCCGCATCATGGCGGTCGAGGGGGTGCAGTGGAGCTCGGTCGTCACGGCCGGGTCGCGCGTCATCGCCGCGCGGGGCGAGCGCCAGGAGCTGCACCACCTCGCCGAGGTGGGCAACCGGATGCTCGCGATCCTGCGCTCGCTGGAGGACCAGCACGCGACCGGGTTCATGCGCCTGCGCTTCGAGCAGGGGGCCGTGATCGGCGCGTCGATCGGGCGGCACGCCCTCGTCGCCCTCGCCACGAACGCCGAGGACGGTGAGCTCGTCTCGATGATCGACGAGATCCGTGCGATCCTCGCCGACCACGACCTCGCGTCGGTGGCGACCGAGTTCGACCCCGACGCCGTCGACCTCCCCGAGCCGGAGCCGGTGGTCGAGCACGAGCAGGCCGGCCCACCGCCGTTGGTCGGTGCGCGCTTCGGGGGGCAGCGCGCCGAGCGCAAGCCGCGCCGCTCCCGCTTCCGCAGCAGGTCCTAGGGGGCTCAGCCCCAGCCGAGCGGGAAGACCTCGAACGTCGCCGCGTGCGTGACGCCGAGTCCCTGGCCGCCGCCGCGGAGGATGCCGTCGAGGAACTCCTCGGGGTCCCAGCCCTCCCACCCGAGGCCGTCGATGTAGGCCTGGTGCTCCTGGAGGGACGCGACGCCGGCGCCGAAGGTGTCGGTGACGTCGACCGCGTGCGTCGACTGCGGCGAGCTGCCTGACCACACCGCGCGCACCCCGCCCCACGGCTCGAGGCCGTCGGTGAGCTGCTCGGGGAAGATCCAGCGGTTCCCGGCGTCGCGGACCGCGTCGAGCAGTGCCCTCCCGACGGCGATGTGGTCGGCCTGGTTGAGGTTCGTCCCACCGAAGGTCTCGCGGAAGTTGATGGTCAGCGCGATGTCGGGACGCTGCTCGCGCACCACCTGGGCGATCGCGCGCCTCAGCGCCACGCCGTACTCCAGGATGCCGTCGGGCAGCCGCAGGAAGACGACCTCGTCCACGCCGACGACCGCCGCCGAGGCGATCTCCTCGGCCTCGCGGACAGGGGCGCACTCGTCGGGGTGGAGCCCGTCGATGCCGGCCTCGCCGCTGGTCACCATGCAGTAGACGACGCGCTTGCCCTGGCCGGTCCAGCGCGCCACCGCGGCCGCGGCGCCGTACTCGATGTCGTCGGGGTGCGCGACCACGAAGAGTGCGCTCTCCCAGTCCTCGGGGAGCGGCTCGTAGGACGGCGGGGCGGGGCGGTCGGCGGGACGGTCGGTCATGTCCCGAGCATGGCACCCGGCGGCCCGGGTGTCTGCCCGCGGCTGGCACCGGGCATCGGACAAACCTTCAGTGAAATGAGTGACTTACTCGGTTATGGTCGTGCGATGACCGAGATCGCTCCCACCCGACGTGGCCTGCTGGCCGGTGCTGCCGTGGCCGGCGTCGCCGCCCTCGTCCCCGCCTCGCTGTGGCGCTCCTCGCCGGCGAGTGCGCAGCCCCCGTTCATCCTCAAGCCCACGCCGCCCGAGTGGTTCGTCGACCACGGCACCAACGCGGAGATGCTGTGGGGATCGGTCGATCGCCGGCGCTACCTCACTCCCCAGTCGCGCCTGTTCGTGCGCAACCACACGCGCACCCCCACCATCAGCCGGACCGGCTACGCCCTCCGGGTGTACGGCGACGGGCTGGCCACGCCGCGCACCGAGTCCGAGGCGCTCACCCTGACCCTCGACGACCTCCAGCGGCTGCCCCGCCACGAGCTGACCGCCGCGCACGAGTGCACCGGCAATGGACGACGCTTCTTCACCGAGCAGCAGGGCGAGACCGTGTCGGGCACGCCGTGGGCACTGGGCTCGGTGGGCACCGTGAGGTGGACCGGCGTCCGACTGCGTGACGTGCTGCGACGGCTCGGGCTGGCGCCCGACGCGGTCTCGGTCCAGGCGAGCGGGCTCGACGACCCCTACGTCTCGGGTGGCATCGACTACGGCCGCGTGCGACGCCCGTTCCCGGTCGCGAAGGCCCTCGACGACGCGCTGCTCGCGTGGGGCATGAACGGCGAGGAGCTGTTGCCCGACCACGGCTTCCCGCTCCGGCTGGTCCTGCCCGGCTGGGTGGGCATCGCCAGCATCAAGTGGCTCGGCTCCCTCGAGGTGGCGCGCACCGAGCTGACCTCGCCCTGGAACACGACCTGGTACCGGATGACGGGTCCGCAGTGGCCCGCCGACTCGCCGCCGCTCACGGTCAACCCCGTGCGCTCGGCCTGGGAGCTCGCCGCGGGCGCGACGCTGCCCTCGCGCCCGACCACGCTGACCGGCCGCTCCTGGAGTGGCGCCGGGCGGATCACCAGGGTCTCGGTGAGCCTCGACGACGGACGGTCGTGGCGCACGGCCGCGCTCGATCGCAGGTCGCAGCAGGACCGGGGCTGGACCCAGTGGTCGGTGCGTTGCCCGCGGCTGCGGCCCGGCGCCCGACACCTGATGGCCCGTGCCACCGACGAGGCCGGACGCACCCAGCCGCTGGTGGCGGCCGCCAACAGCCAGGGCTACTTCTTCGACGCCGTCGTCCGGCACCCGGTCCAGGTGGCTGCCTGACCGGTCCCCGGGCGTCGGCTCAGGCCATCACGCCGACGGGGGTGGGGGCGAAGCCGGGGAACACCTGCGCCACCGAGACCCCGAACCGCCTGGTGACGATCTCGGTGAGCACGCTGCGGTAGTCGGTGGTGACCAGCAGGTCGCCGTCGAGGGTGTTCTGCAGGCCGGGCCACGAGCCGTAGTAGGCGCCACCCTTGACCCCGGCGCCCGCCACGAACATGACGTTGCCGAAGCCGTGGTCGGTGCCGTAGTCGTCGTTCTCCTTGACCCGGCGGCCGAACTCGCTGAGCGTGACCAGCGTGACCCGGTCCGCCATCGGGCCGAGGTCGGTGAAGAACGCCGCGATCGCACTGGCGAGGTCGCCGGCGTTGCGCCGCATGTCGCCCCACTCGACGGTGCCCAGGTCGGTGTGCATGTCCCAGTCGCCCTGGTCGACGGTGATCACCTCGGCGCCGACGCCCGAGCGCACGATGCGCGAGACGTCGGAGAGTGCCCGGCCCAGCTCGCTGGAGGGGTACGCCGTCGCCGGCTTGCCGGCCGCGGTGTCGCGCGCGGCACCGAAGGTCTCGGCGCCCTCGATGGCGTCGCGGACCGCCTTGCTCATCGGCCCGCTGCCCTTCCAGGCGTGCTTGAGCGAGGCGAGGCGGCGTCCGTCGTCCTCGGTGCCTGCGACCTTCGCGTCGTCGACCCGACCGACCACGAAGGCCGGGTTGGTGCCGAAGAGCGAGGTCGGGACCTGGTTGCCCATCGCCGTCCCCTGGAGCGGCGAGGCGCCCGGCAGCTCGCCGAGGAGGCGGTTGAGCCAGCCGTTGCGGGTGGTCGACCCGGGAGCGGCGTCCTCGATGGCCTCCATCGCCGCGAAGTGCGACCGGTTGGGGGTCGCCATGCCGGTGGCGTGCACGGCCGCGAGGGTGCCGGCGTTCCACATCGGCACGAGCGGCGCGAGCGCCGGGTGCAGGCCGAACATGGCGTCGGGCACCAGCAGGGACGCCTGCGGGATGCCGATGCGCGGTCGGGCGGCGTAGTAGTTGGGGTCCGCGTGCGGCACGACGAGCGAGAGGCCGTCGGCCGCGCCGCGCAGTGACAGCAGCACCAGGACGGAGCCCAGCGGCGAGGCCAGCCTCGACGACGCGCGACCGGTGACGGCGTACGCCCGGGGCCCGTTGCCGCTCAGCCCGGGGCCGAGCGCGATCGCCCCGCCGGCCAGCGCGGCACCGCCGATGAGCGAGCGGCGACTCAGCGCGAGCCGGGCCTCGTCGTAGTCGGGACAGCCGCAGGCGCGGGTGGCGGCGGAGGGGAGCGGAGAGGTGGGGTTCTGGTTGTCAGTCATGTCAGCACGCCATGTGGTCGGGGGAGTCGAGGACGGCAGCGAGCAGTCGCGCGAAGCCCCACTGGTAGAGGCCGTGCTCGCGGTCGATCTTTTCCTTGCTCTTGCAGCCCGTGGCCAGGCTGGCGGTCGTGACCAGGCCCTTGGTGGCGGGGCGGTGGAGCAGGTCGCGGCTGACCTCGTCGACGAGGTCGGCGAACCTGATCGGCTTCTTGGCCGGCACCCAGTCGCTGGGCTTGCGGTAGTGCAGGTCGACGGTCGGCCACCAGCCCCCTGCCATCGACCAGTGCATGCCCATCGAGCCGAGCGCGCGGGACGGCGAGGCCCAGATGTCGTTGCGGACGGGCGTGCCGTCGGGTCGCGGCCACGCGTGGGGCGAGAGACCCAGGCCGGAGGCCTGCCAGAGCATCGCGTAGACGCCGGAGTCGTCCTTGCTCGGCTTGTCGATGCGGACGCCGAGCGCGCGGTAGGTCGCGACGACGTCCTCGCTCGGGTCCCGGAGCTTCTTGCCCGCCGACGAGCGGAACTCCTTGCTCGCGACGAGGGCCCTCAGCACCGGCACGATGGCCGTGTCGTTCTTCAGGTAGACCTTCGCGAGACGGTTCACCAGCGCCTTCGGCGGGTCGTCGCGCACGAACTTGGTGGCCAGCCGCTCGGCGATGTGCTGGGCGGTCTGCGGGTGGTGCGCCAGGTAGCGGAGGTACTCCCGCGTGACCTCGCGCCCGTCACCCTTGCGGTTCTTGTGGGTGAAGCCCCTGACCTTCACCGTGCCCGTCCAGTGGTCCTCCTTGACGTAGGACGCCTTCCAGGTCTCCCACATGTCGACGTGGTAGCCGGTGAGGATCCGAGCGGACGCCTTGACGTCGTCCTCGTCGTAGTTCCCCGCACCGAGGGTGTGCAGCTCCATCAGCTCGCGCCCGAGGTTCTCGTTCGGTGCGCGCTTGGTGGACTGCGCGGCCGACAGGAAGATCAGCATCGCCGGGTGGGTCGTGGTGGCGGCCAGCATCTGGTCGAAGCGACCGAGGGCGTGCTTGCGGATCGTGTCGCCGTAGTCGACGCGCCAGGTGAACTGCGCGTCGCCGCTGACCGGCACGTGGAGCATGCCCTCCCAGAACTCGGTCATCTTCTCGAGCACCGGACGGCGGGTGCGGATCCGGCGGACGAGCAGCCAGCGACCGTAGTCCTCCATGACCTGCCAGCCGCCGCGGATCTCCTGCACCTGGCGCTTCCACAGCTCCATCGGGCCGCGGTCGAGGTCGGGCCACCAGCGCCGCGTCTCGTCGGCGGCGGCGTCGGGGAAGGCGCCGGGGCGGGTGAGCTGCTGCTCGAACCACGCCTGCGCGCCACCGGCACGTCGTACGTCCGCGGCCAGCGTGGCGTCGACGCCGTAGCCGAAGCGCGTGACGAGGTGCCGCTGCGAGGGCGGCAGCAGGGCAGTCTTCTTCTTGGCTTTGTTGTCCGCCACCGAGGTCCTCCCGTAACCCGAGCCGCTTCCGAGACGCATCACTGTCGCACGGGTGGGACGCAACGCGAAGTCGAAACCGGAATTACAGGTGCGCGGCACCCGGCCGGTGTGATCGCATGCGGCGGTGCAGATCGAGGAGCTCGACCCCACCGACCCTGCCGCGCGTCGCGCCTGGCACGACGTCACGGAGCGGTCCGTGCGAGCCGACCGCCCGCACGCGCTGACGACGACCTTCGAGGCGTTCGAGGTCCTCGCGACCTCGCCGAGCGAGCACGTGGCGCGCACCTGGTTGCAGGCCGTGGTCGGCGGTGAGGTGGTCGGCACCGCCGACCTCGAGCTGCCGCTCACCGAGAACACCGACGTCGCGTGGACGGAGGTGGCCGTCCTCCCGGGCCACCGGCGCGGTGGCGTCGGTCGTGCGCTGTGGGTCGCGGTCGCCGAGCGGGCGCGGGCGGCGGGACGGCGGCGCGTCGGGGGAGAGGTGACCGTCGACCTCGAGGCCCCCGGGCCCGGCCTCGACTTCGCAGCGGCGGTGGGCGCGGTGGAGAAGCACCACGAGGACCACCTCCTGGCCGACCTCCCGGTCGCCGCGGCCCCGCTCGACCCCGCCTACGAGGTGGTGTCCAGGCGCGGCCGGTGCCCCGACGAGCACCGCGCCGCCTACCTCGCGATGCGCAACCAGATGAACCTCGACGTGTCGAGCGGTGAGCTGGAGCTCGAGGTGGCCGTGCTCGACGACGCGCGGCTCGCGTCGTCGGAGGAGCGCCTGATGCGGTCGTACGACGTCCGCGTGGCCGCGGCGCGCCGACGGTCGGACGGCGTGTTCGGTGGCTACTCGCTCCTCTTCGTCCCGCACGGTGCGGACTACGGCTGGCAGGACGACACGCTGGTGATGCCCGAGCACCGCGGCCACCGCCTCGGTGCCGCCCTCAAGGCGGTCAACTACGCATGCCTGCCCGACGACGTGCGCCTGGTCCACACCTGGACCGCGCCGACCAACGCGGCCATGCACCGCACCAACACCGCGCTGGGGTTCCGCGTGGTGGAGCGGATGGCCGAGGTCGAGGTCACGCTGTGACCGGGCCCGCCCCCGTCACGGCTCCCGTCAGTCGAGCGGCAGGGTCACGCTGACGGTCGTCCCGTCGCCGGCGCGCGAGCTGAGCTCGACGTGCCCGGAGTGGCGGCGCGCGATCCGCTCGACGATCGCGAGGCCGAGCCCGGTCCCGGGACGCTCGAGCGCGTCCGGGTTCGTCGAGCGGAAGAACTCCTGGAACAGCTGGCGCTGGTCCTCCTCCGAGATGCCGATGCCGGTGTCCTGCACGGTCACCACGACCTCGGCGCCGGCCCGCGTGAGGCGTACGTCGACCCTGCCGCCGGCGTCGGTGTACTTCACGGCGTTGCTCGACAGGTTGCAGAGCATCCGGACGAGCTCGTCCGGGCTCCCCGACACCAGGAACGGCTCGGCCGGGGGGTGCACGACGAAGTCGACGTCCTTGGCGGCGGCCACGCCGCCGCACTCCTCCTCGACGACCGCCAGCAGCTCGAGCAGGTTCACCGTCTCGGACTCCAGCACGGCATGCGGGTCCGCGACCCGGGCCATGGTCAGCAGGTCCTCCAGCACGCCGCTGAGCCTGGCGACACCTCGGCTGGCCGAGGCGACCGACTTCTGGTCGTGCGGCTCGAGCTCGGCGTCCTCGAGCATCTCGAGGTTTGCCGCGACCGTGAAGAGCGGGTTGCGCAGCTCGTGCGCGAGCGTGTTCACCAGCTCGGTGCGGTAGGAGTCGATGCGCCGCAGCTGGTCGACCTGGCGCGCGTTGGCCACCGCGATGCCGAGGTCGTGGCCGATGTCCAGGGCGACGTCGAGCTCGACCGGCGTCCACTCCCGCTTGCGCGAGGGTCGGGCGAGGGCGATGAAGCCCGTGCACTCGCTGCCGGCGCCCAGGGGGACGAGCAGTGCCGAGCCGATGCCGACCTGCTCCAGCAGCTCGGACAGCCGCTCCAGGTCTGCAGCGGTCGGACCCTCGTCCTCGCGTCGCGCGGCGTGGAGCGGCACCACCCGCTGGTCGTCCCACGCGGTCCGGGAGACCTGCATCAGCATGTCCTCGACCCCGTACGTGCCCGGGTCGACGCCTGCCGCGGCGTCGGCGGCGTACCACGCGGAGGTGGTGCCTCCCTGCGCGTCCAGGGCCAGGAACCACATGCCGATCGAGTCGAAGCAGCTCATGATGGCGGCGCGCGAGGCCTCGACGACGAGGTCGAGCGAGGGCTCGCTGAGGGCGCGCCGCACGATCTCGCGGGCCTGGCTGGCCAGGCGGACCTGCTCTCCCAGCGCCATGCGCTCGAGGGCGACGAGCGCGGCGCGCCGGGTCACCACGGCGCACTTCTCGAGCAGCTCGCGCTGGAGCTTGCCGGGCCGCAGTCCGTCGAGCGGGACGTCGACGGAGAGCACGCCGAGGAGCTCGCCGTCGTCGTCGAGCAGGGGAGCGGCGAGCAGGTCGCGCGGGTGCCACGCGTTCGGGCTGTCGACGACGACGTCGTCGGAGACGTAGCCGTAGTCCGCGATCTCGGGGGTCTCGCGGTCGTGCGGCACGAAGCGCCACGGCCCCCACTCGTCGGAGTTGGCGAGCTCGGCCTCGAGCAGGGCGACCGGCAGGCGGCGGCCCACGATCGCGTCGGCGACGCCCGGACCGTAGGCCGCGACGACCTCGAGCTCGTCGCCGTCACGGATGCTGATCGCGGCGAGGCTGAACTCGGCGAGGGCAGCAGCACCCTCCGCGAGCACCTCCAGGTGCTCGCGGGTCGACTCGTCGAGGCGCAGCAGCCCGGGGCCGTGCTTGCGCTCGATCACCTCGTCCATGCGATCCCCCGATCAGCGGCACCGGTCGGGCCGCCGAACGATTGAACTACGGCGAAGGGGCCCCGCGCCGCGGAATCCGCAGATCCGGTCGCTAGGCTGCGCGAGCGCAGGGGGCGGTAGCTCAGTCGGTCAGAGCAGAGGACTCATAATCCTTGGGTCGTGGGTTCGAGCCCCACCCGCCCTACCAGCCCGGTCAGTGGGCCTCCTCGACCGCGTGCGAGTCGGTCAGGGTGAGTGCGCCCCAGGCCCCGACGACGCCGACGACCACGGCGATCACGGCGTAGGTGAGGCGCTCGCCGTGGAAGAACGACGCCACGAGGCCGCTGCTCCACGTCCCGGCAGGCAGGGTGGAGGTGACCAGGGCGGCGATCATGGTGCCGACGATCGCGGTGCCGACGCTGGTGCCGACCTCCTGGGCGGTGTCGTTGAGGGCGGTGCCGATCGAGGTGCGGTTGGCGGGCATCGCGTCGACCAGGGCGACCGCGCAGATCGTCATCACGGTGCGGAGACCGACGGTCATCACGACGACGCAGGCGGCGATGGCGACGTACCCGTGGTCGACGCCCCACGACAGGCCCGCCAGGGACCCGGCGAGCAGGCCGGCGCCGATCAGGCAGGCGATCCGGTGGCCGAAGCGCTTGCCCAGGCCCTCGGAGACCGGGGTCGCGAGGATCATCGTGACGATCATCGGCAGGTTCGCGAGACCGGCCTTCATCGGGCTCCAGCCGTAGGCGTACTGGTAGTGCAGGATCAGGCCGAACATGACGCCGGCCATGGCGATCGAGGTGGCCACCTGCGCGATCGCCGCGCCGCGGACGGTGCCGTCGGCGAAGAGCGTGAGGTCGAGCATCGGCTCGGCGGTACGACGCTCGTGCCGCACGAAGGCGACCAGCGCGAGGAGCGAGCCGAGGGCCGACCCGACCGTCACGAGCGAGGTCCACCCGTGCTCGATGCCGCTCGTCAGCGTGTAGCAGGCGAGGCCGATGGTGGCGATGCTGAAGACCGCACCGGGGAGGTCGAGGCGGTCGGTGGTCAGGTCCTCGGAGCGGTCGGCCGGGACGCCGAGGCGCACGCCGATCCAGGCGATCAGCGCGATCGGGGCGTTGACGACGAGCAGCCACTCCCAGCGCAGGTGGGTCAGGACGGAGCCGCCGAGGACGGGACCGAGGATGAAGCCGCTCATCCCGACCACGATCATCACCGTCATGGCGCGCATCCGCAGCGCCTGGTCCTCGAAGAGCCGGAAGACGAGCGAGTTCGTGATCGGCGCCATCGCGGCCGCCGCGAGCCCGAGGGCGGCACGCAGGGCGATGAGCTCCCCGGCGCTCTCGACGAGCACCACGGCGAGGCTGATCGCGCCGAACGCGCCGAGGCCCCAGAGCAGGACGCGGCGGCGACCGATGCGGTCGGCCATCGAGCCGGCGGTGAGGAGCAGGCCGCCGAAGGTGAGGGAGTAGGCGCCGGTGACCCACTGCAGGGCGGTGGTGCCGCTGCCGAGGTCGCGGCCGATGGTCGGCAGCGCGATCGTGAGGAGCGTGTTGTCGACCATCTCCACGAAGAAGGCGAGGCAGAGCGCGAAGAGGGGGATCCACGCCGCCCGGAGGGAGGAGTACGTACGGGCCGGCGCGGGCTGGGCAGTGAGAGCAGTCATGGGGGGCACCTCCTTGGTGCATCGATCGAGAGTCTCGAACGGTGTACGATTGTCGTACAACGTTCGAAACGTAGAACACTGTTCGATGATCGCGCAAGACCACGACGAGCGCCGAGGCACGAGAAGGTGATGGGATGGGTCACATGGCTGGCGAGAGCACCGCGCAACGACCCCGTGGACGGCGCGACCCGGGTGGGAGGCGCCGTGCCGCGCACTCGATGGAGGCAGTGGTCTCCGAGACGGTCGCGCTGCTCGACGAGGCGGGCGAGTCC containing:
- a CDS encoding DUF1800 domain-containing protein, with protein sequence MADNKAKKKTALLPPSQRHLVTRFGYGVDATLAADVRRAGGAQAWFEQQLTRPGAFPDAAADETRRWWPDLDRGPMELWKRQVQEIRGGWQVMEDYGRWLLVRRIRTRRPVLEKMTEFWEGMLHVPVSGDAQFTWRVDYGDTIRKHALGRFDQMLAATTTHPAMLIFLSAAQSTKRAPNENLGRELMELHTLGAGNYDEDDVKASARILTGYHVDMWETWKASYVKEDHWTGTVKVRGFTHKNRKGDGREVTREYLRYLAHHPQTAQHIAERLATKFVRDDPPKALVNRLAKVYLKNDTAIVPVLRALVASKEFRSSAGKKLRDPSEDVVATYRALGVRIDKPSKDDSGVYAMLWQASGLGLSPHAWPRPDGTPVRNDIWASPSRALGSMGMHWSMAGGWWPTVDLHYRKPSDWVPAKKPIRFADLVDEVSRDLLHRPATKGLVTTASLATGCKSKEKIDREHGLYQWGFARLLAAVLDSPDHMAC
- a CDS encoding MFS transporter, with protein sequence MTALTAQPAPARTYSSLRAAWIPLFALCLAFFVEMVDNTLLTIALPTIGRDLGSGTTALQWVTGAYSLTFGGLLLTAGSMADRIGRRRVLLWGLGAFGAISLAVVLVESAGELIALRAALGLAAAAMAPITNSLVFRLFEDQALRMRAMTVMIVVGMSGFILGPVLGGSVLTHLRWEWLLVVNAPIALIAWIGVRLGVPADRSEDLTTDRLDLPGAVFSIATIGLACYTLTSGIEHGWTSLVTVGSALGSLLALVAFVRHERRTAEPMLDLTLFADGTVRGAAIAQVATSIAMAGVMFGLILHYQYAYGWSPMKAGLANLPMIVTMILATPVSEGLGKRFGHRIACLIGAGLLAGSLAGLSWGVDHGYVAIAACVVVMTVGLRTVMTICAVALVDAMPANRTSIGTALNDTAQEVGTSVGTAIVGTMIAALVTSTLPAGTWSSGLVASFFHGERLTYAVIAVVVGVVGAWGALTLTDSHAVEEAH
- a CDS encoding GNAT family N-acetyltransferase — encoded protein: MQIEELDPTDPAARRAWHDVTERSVRADRPHALTTTFEAFEVLATSPSEHVARTWLQAVVGGEVVGTADLELPLTENTDVAWTEVAVLPGHRRGGVGRALWVAVAERARAAGRRRVGGEVTVDLEAPGPGLDFAAAVGAVEKHHEDHLLADLPVAAAPLDPAYEVVSRRGRCPDEHRAAYLAMRNQMNLDVSSGELELEVAVLDDARLASSEERLMRSYDVRVAAARRRSDGVFGGYSLLFVPHGADYGWQDDTLVMPEHRGHRLGAALKAVNYACLPDDVRLVHTWTAPTNAAMHRTNTALGFRVVERMAEVEVTL
- a CDS encoding sulfite oxidase, yielding MTEIAPTRRGLLAGAAVAGVAALVPASLWRSSPASAQPPFILKPTPPEWFVDHGTNAEMLWGSVDRRRYLTPQSRLFVRNHTRTPTISRTGYALRVYGDGLATPRTESEALTLTLDDLQRLPRHELTAAHECTGNGRRFFTEQQGETVSGTPWALGSVGTVRWTGVRLRDVLRRLGLAPDAVSVQASGLDDPYVSGGIDYGRVRRPFPVAKALDDALLAWGMNGEELLPDHGFPLRLVLPGWVGIASIKWLGSLEVARTELTSPWNTTWYRMTGPQWPADSPPLTVNPVRSAWELAAGATLPSRPTTLTGRSWSGAGRITRVSVSLDDGRSWRTAALDRRSQQDRGWTQWSVRCPRLRPGARHLMARATDEAGRTQPLVAAANSQGYFFDAVVRHPVQVAA
- a CDS encoding PIG-L deacetylase family protein, encoding MTDRPADRPAPPSYEPLPEDWESALFVVAHPDDIEYGAAAAVARWTGQGKRVVYCMVTSGEAGIDGLHPDECAPVREAEEIASAAVVGVDEVVFLRLPDGILEYGVALRRAIAQVVREQRPDIALTINFRETFGGTNLNQADHIAVGRALLDAVRDAGNRWIFPEQLTDGLEPWGGVRAVWSGSSPQSTHAVDVTDTFGAGVASLQEHQAYIDGLGWEGWDPEEFLDGILRGGGQGLGVTHAATFEVFPLGWG
- a CDS encoding sensor histidine kinase; the encoded protein is MDEVIERKHGPGLLRLDESTREHLEVLAEGAAALAEFSLAAISIRDGDELEVVAAYGPGVADAIVGRRLPVALLEAELANSDEWGPWRFVPHDRETPEIADYGYVSDDVVVDSPNAWHPRDLLAAPLLDDDGELLGVLSVDVPLDGLRPGKLQRELLEKCAVVTRRAALVALERMALGEQVRLASQAREIVRRALSEPSLDLVVEASRAAIMSCFDSIGMWFLALDAQGGTTSAWYAADAAAGVDPGTYGVEDMLMQVSRTAWDDQRVVPLHAARREDEGPTAADLERLSELLEQVGIGSALLVPLGAGSECTGFIALARPSRKREWTPVELDVALDIGHDLGIAVANARQVDQLRRIDSYRTELVNTLAHELRNPLFTVAANLEMLEDAELEPHDQKSVASASRGVARLSGVLEDLLTMARVADPHAVLESETVNLLELLAVVEEECGGVAAAKDVDFVVHPPAEPFLVSGSPDELVRMLCNLSSNAVKYTDAGGRVDVRLTRAGAEVVVTVQDTGIGISEEDQRQLFQEFFRSTNPDALERPGTGLGLAIVERIARRHSGHVELSSRAGDGTTVSVTLPLD
- a CDS encoding DUF1501 domain-containing protein, coding for MTDNQNPTSPLPSAATRACGCPDYDEARLALSRRSLIGGAALAGGAIALGPGLSGNGPRAYAVTGRASSRLASPLGSVLVLLSLRGAADGLSLVVPHADPNYYAARPRIGIPQASLLVPDAMFGLHPALAPLVPMWNAGTLAAVHATGMATPNRSHFAAMEAIEDAAPGSTTRNGWLNRLLGELPGASPLQGTAMGNQVPTSLFGTNPAFVVGRVDDAKVAGTEDDGRRLASLKHAWKGSGPMSKAVRDAIEGAETFGAARDTAAGKPATAYPSSELGRALSDVSRIVRSGVGAEVITVDQGDWDMHTDLGTVEWGDMRRNAGDLASAIAAFFTDLGPMADRVTLVTLSEFGRRVKENDDYGTDHGFGNVMFVAGAGVKGGAYYGSWPGLQNTLDGDLLVTTDYRSVLTEIVTRRFGVSVAQVFPGFAPTPVGVMA